From Daucus carota subsp. sativus chromosome 6, DH1 v3.0, whole genome shotgun sequence:
ACAGAGAACCTGAGAGTTCACTGCCTGGAGTGAGTGAACAACTTGGCACAGTCGAAAAGCTTCAGGAATTTTCACATCAGCCAAAAGGTGTCCCCCAAGTAGAAAATAAAGAAGACCTATATTTAGCATCCCAAGCTATCAAGGATAGTGAAGCTTACAGCTCCAAGTCCAAATATTCGGAAATTGCCTATAGGCGTAAGCGACATTCTGGAACTCCAAAGGAGCAGGATGTTTCTAATCAACCAACAGTTTCACCCTGTGAACCTGCAAAGCCAAAGCATTCTGCTGAAGGAAAAAGTTCAGGGGAGAGAAGCGAATCTACTACTCAACACTCCTTAAGAATCCGGAAGCGAAAACAGCAGTAGTAAGTTTTTAACCTCATGATACGAAAGGTtgttttggatttgaattttacCTTTTATAATTATACAACAGTGTCTtgattatgtaataaaattttagcTATCTTTACCAACTTAAATACTGCCAGgcttatttaaaaattctaataTTGCTTTATGGTTGTAGCTCATATCCATCAATGCCACATTTGAGGAGGAAGAAAATTCTATGGTCAAATGCCGAGGAAGAGGCACTAAAGGTACTAGGTTTTCTGAttgtcttttgataattaattgtATGCTCCTGAGCATGTATAATATTGGTTCGTAGTTGTGTTGTTGTGCCTATGTCTGCGGTCTTTTATGCGCTCTGCTTTGAGTCTTCTCTTCTTAGTTATGACATATAGACGAAGACCGGGATGAAGGGTTTAGTGTCACCTGATACTCCGAGCAACCAAATGAACCCCATATTGGTATTTCCAGCCCGACTTTAGTTTCTCCATGAAGCCAGTATAAATTTAGTGcttaaaaataatctttattcatTTACCTACATCACTATCAGATAACTCTGTTGATAGTGTAATTACTTGGTGGATAAAACTTTGCTCACTTGATACTTGTAGATGCAAGTAATTATCTTGTAGAAactaattataatttgtaaaacaAAAATCACAGGACATGCATATTCTAGATAAACGTATTTACTCGCATGTTATAATTCAGTATTTCAGTACCAAATAGAAGCAAATAGCTGAATATGTACATGTGTGCTTGTTTATAGGATGTTATATTTGagcatatatgaaaatatatacatatatttttgtagCATATGAAATAACATTTCTAGTGTACTACGTAACATATGGGTGATTGGGAAAAGTACAACTCAATTGAAGATTTATGAAGCGATAGTGTACACTTTGCCGGTTACACAATACATATATCCACACGAAGATTATCAAAAGATCTTAGTTATTATCTTTGAGGACCATAACAAAGTTCGTGCTTGTCATTATAATATTTGTGGTTTGTGATTACGTGCAACTCTCTCTTACTGCAGgggaaaaaaacaaaagaaagaaaaaaatagtGTGGTTTGATTTGAGAAAAAGGCTCCTGAGTACGTACttggaggggggggggggggggggggggtgttacGAGTATGTAGTATAAATTAAtggtaattttgtaaatttttgaaCAAATCCTTTAAATTACATAATCATTCCCCTTGAATTCACATAAAAGATCTATGTACTCGCCTAACTTAGGTGAGCACGTACTTATGAGCATCAACCCCCTTTGATATTAATTGCCATACTTAACCATGCAAACGTTCGGAAATTGCATATCACAACTAACTGGTATTTTGTGCGCGTCATTTTGCACCCCATCCGTCAAAATTTAACGGTTTCGTTAAAAAAGCAAGGGCAATTGAgacattataaaaattaaaatacaaacccaCTATTAGTGGGTTAATTAGATAGTTAACTCTAACATGGTGGTGCTTATAGATGATTTTAGACCTACATAGCTCCGCCTCGGTTAAGCATAGGCCTTAAGTTCTGCTGGAGGTGAAGGCTCATCACCTCATTGGCTCCTCCTACAGGTTCACCATCTATGAACACGGCGGGCACCCACCAGGTTGTGTTGTGCCCAAGACTGGCTAATGCGGCCTCGATTTTGTGGCCTCTAGGGATCTCATTTAGCTCGTAAACAACTGGACTCACTCCGAAATACTGCAAGAGAGACTTCATTGTATTGCTTATGCAGCAACTGGTTTTACTGAATATTACCACTGGCCTTTGGGACACCATTTTTGTAACTCTCTCCAGTGGTTAAGAAGAAATGATGAAAATAAAGCTGACTAGAGTTGTGACGTATGATTGATGAATTATTATAAGTTGTGATGTGGGTTACTCCCTTAGGACTGCAAAGTGATCGGGGTGATACCCCCGGATACCCATCTGCTatcggatcatattattttggggttttttcataaatatataggaaaaagtaaatttttgcaaatttacttttctcaagaatagctatttgcagttttactacactaagtttctaaattgcaaaaatactacccctctctt
This genomic window contains:
- the LOC108225614 gene encoding monothiol glutaredoxin-S2-like, translating into MGIRGYHPDHFARVTKMVSQRPVVIFSKTSCCISNTMKSLLQYFGVSPVVYELNEIPRGHKIEAALASLGHNTTWWVPAVFIDGEPVGGANEVMSLHLQQNLRPMLNRGGAM